A stretch of DNA from Lycium ferocissimum isolate CSIRO_LF1 chromosome 4, AGI_CSIRO_Lferr_CH_V1, whole genome shotgun sequence:
CACGTTAGTTGAAGCATCCACTTCAAATCCCGGGTCCGTCTCTAATCACAATGTCCTGCAACACCGCatcatttgaaaattttgttaaACACCCATAGAACCgatgtaaaataaatataaatgaaatggcATAATTGTTTAGAGCTCGCTCGCTGGCCTGGTGGTTTGGTGTCAAGTTATACACGTTAGGTTCTCTATTCGGAACTTGCCAGCACTACgtattgttcctttttttttttaactgtcaGCTTAAGAAAAATGTAGTAGTCTGGACTCGAACTTGGGTCACGCGCTTACACTCAAGGAGTTAAGGGGCATGCTGACCCACTTCAACAGATATGCTTGAGCGGTCCTCTTAAGATATATGGTAGTTCTTCAAggtatatacaaatatatgcaGAGTTTTTCCCAAAGTTAACGGGTGCACGTGCCCCCAACCACACCATGTAGATCCGCCTCTGTGCATAGGGTCTGCACACAGTTTTACCAGCTTTAGGTCCGCAATTTTCTTGCCCAGTATGATTTAAATGATTGGCACTTCTAATCAAAGAGCCAGATTCCGAAGTCTTTTGGATTGATTTCATCCTTTCAGAGAAAGGATGTCAATCCGTTTATTGTCAAGACAAAGAATGGAGTTGTGCATAAGAGAGAAATGGAGTACAAACCTGTGACTTATGTACATTCTTGTCATCTTCAGTTCTCTTTTTATCAGCATTGAAGTTTTCACCTTTATATGCAAACCGTGAAAAGAGATAATCAATACTATTGGTTACTTCATTATCACCATGATTAACCGATATCGAAGTAACAGTAATACATCCCTCATCTAAATCACCAGATTTTTATTATCCTTCTCGTTAATATCTTTACTTGTCATGTCTGCAAATTTGGTATTAGATGGACTTATCAGGATAAACTTCCCTTCCATTTCTCTGTTATCGCTGTATTCCGAGTTCGCAAAGTAAGAGGAAACAACTCCTGCTTTGTGTTCAACATGTACATTATTTACCTTCTCACTTTTTGAAACACAAAACTCTTTTGGTCTCAATCATCTTTTCATGCATCAGATTCTGACATACATAGGGTCTGATCACAGCTTTATGCTTTAGGTCCACAACATTCTCTCCCAAGATGGTTTAAATGATTCTCAGTTCCAATCAAAGAGCCAGATTCCGAAGtcttttggattaatttgatcCTTCAAGAGAAAGGATGTCAATGCCTTTATTGTCAAGACAGAGAATAGAGTTGCAAATAAGAGAGAAATGGATGCAAAACCCATCCTGATTGGTCCATCTAATACCAAATTTAAAGACATGACGAACAAAGATATTAATGAGAAGGATAATAAAAATCTGGTGATTTAGATAAGGGATGTATTACTGTTGCTTCGGTAGCGGTTAATCATGGTGATAATGAAGTAACCAATAATATTGATGATCTCTTTTCACAGTTTGCATATAAAGGTGGAAACTTCAATTCTGATAAAAAGAGAACTGAAGATGACAAGAATGTACTTGAGTCACAAGTTTGTACTCCACTTATCTCTCATCTACAACTCTATTCTTTATCTTGACAATAAAGGGATTGACATCCTTTCTCTGGAAGGATGAAATCAATCCACTTTGGAATCTGGCTCTTTGATTAGCACTATCATTTAAATCATCCCGGGAAAGAAAATTGTGACAGAAAGAGTTTTTTGTGAGAATTAAACTTTACcagtttaaaagaaaaagagttcTTGTGAGAATATGCATaatttagacaaaaaaaaattttgttccaAATTGTGAGAAGGTATATGTTGAACACAAAGTACGAGTTATTTCCTCTTGCTTTGTGAACTCGGAGTATGGAGAAACTGTAATGAAGAAAGGAAGATCTCTAAAGCGCGTGAGGAAAAGAAATGGAGAGTGTAACAAAACATCACGAGCTAAGATCTAGTGGTTTTTCCTTACTTTGCTAACTCAAAAGTGGGAGAAGAAATAAAGGACAGACCAAACTCACCCATAAAGAATTGTATCACTGCAAGAAAGATTTCTCCCTATTTTCATAATGTATATTGTGAAAAGGAGAATGCCACTTCAGTTCTAGGAGATGCAACCCACAAAAAAGCTGAAACCTTTTCTCTCTGCTGCCAGGAGGGAGGTGAGGCTTATTTCTATAGTATAGTAGGAAGGAATACTAATGTTGAAAGTCAATTTGACAGAGgaataatttaatgaaaattgtGAAAGTTATATAGGTATTAAAAAATGTCGGCATCTTAACAAAGAAAAAGTGTCgtataaattgaaatgaaagaagtattatatatcacacttttgtaaagtaattttttttttttttttaaatgtttgaaAAGATTTAGTCAAAGAAAAATGATGGACTCTCAAATTGTGATGTACAAACAAATTGGGAAAAGAGTAGTAGTATTTCAATTTCTATGCTAGCTGGTGATTGCAGTTCAATTTTTTCCTTCCTGGGAAACACATGTTGCATATGAGTGTTAGCTGCTTAGTTTCTCTTCTTAGCCCACTTCTAATAATTTTCTTGGAATGAGTATTCCTCATGttctatttgtatttatttgtttcgTAGAAATTAAGAAATATCGAGGTTATATGGTTCCAAGGGAGATTTACAAATTAAGGTTATATTTTGGTGAGGGCCATGGATATTAATGACTCAATGTTCGTTCTACTTTTGAGATGGTTCAATGTTCATTCTAATCAGAGGAAAGAACAAAATTTGGGAGGATGTCCTTATAGTGCTCACATAAATTTTAACTTTCAATGAGAGGAAAAAGTGCTACATTTTCGGCCCTCGCCAATTTAGCTGCAGCGTCCGAGGAATGGAGGAAAGAGGACTTCTTTGAATgattattttcattaaatgtgcGAATAATACACTTCAAATAGACAATATCAACAGCATTATTCACTCAATCACAAACTTGTTAGGGTCGCGTATTAATCTTACTATGCTAAACAGAAAACTATTTTTTAGTTGGGTAGATGAATCCTTTTTATCTCttcttgagctgagggtctatcaAAACAGCCTCCTTACCTTCacaagataggggtaaggtctgcgtacagtACCCTCCCCAGAAcccacctggtgggattatactggatatgttgttgtagatGAATCTTTTTTTTACTAACCCGATCTGTTCtgaccttttctttttcatcatatCCCCAGTCCCGACCCCATTTCATCCAACTTTTTCTCATTAGCTACACAAATTGTCTGTGGGTGCTGCAACGTAatcatttcttgtccttctacaAAGCTTTAGTTCTACTTGTTCACTAGGTCTAGGatcaagtatgtatatatgtttggttACTCTTTCTTGAACAACTTTCGGAACTTTGAGAGGTATGCAGCACCTTACTGAGTCTTGCCATGTCTCTGTAGCTGCATTCTTCATCTATTTAAAGCTTTGCCGGACGTCTTATTCtggttatttttgttgtttccaTGTTATTGATTCTCTTCTCAAACTTTTTATCTTGTTTGTTCAGCTTGCTGGAGGCAATAGATTACATTCTTGAAGGCACCCATAATCTAGTTATACCAATCCAAAATTACATTAGCACAAATTCAAGGAAAACGCTGAGTAAATCATCCCCCCTGAGTTGCAAGCATCGCGGCGGAGTTGAATACTGTTGGCTAACGCAGGAAGATGTTGTCCGCTTCCTTCTCAACTCCATTGGAGTCTTCTCCCCTATGCCCACTTTTTCAATTGAATCGCTCAACATGATAGATTGTAACGTCATGACTATTCGTTACCATGACCCTGCAATCTCTGCCTTAGATTCCCTTGCTCTCGCACACGTTGAGCAAACTTCAGTGGCAGTTGTTGATGATCACAACAGATTAATTGGTGAAATCTCCCCCTCCACTCTTGCCTACTGTGATGAAACCACAGCAGCAGCAATCGTGACCCTTTCAGCTGGTGATCTGATGGCTTACATTGACTGTGGTGGTCCTCCAGAGGACTTGGTCGAGCTCGTGAAGGTGAGGTTGCAAGAGAAAAAGCTTGGCGCAGTATTGGAACTAATGGATGAAGAGTTTTCTTTGTcttcgtcatcatcatcatcatcctcagcTTCTAGTTGTTCTTCTGATGACGAGTTAGGGGTTTGCAGAATTAATGGTTCAGGACGATATTCTTCAGCTAGAAGGTCAGAGGCGATCACCTGTTATCCCGGGAGTTCATTGGTGGCTGTGCTGATTCAAGCACTTGCACATCGTGCAAGTTCCGTTTGGGTCATGGATGAGGATAACACTTTGATTGGATGCGTAACCTTTAAAGGAATTCTGAAAGTTTTCAGGAGCCTTGCAAATGTGAGGCCTTTAACCATGTAAGGAGAATTCAGTGAAGTACTAACAAATTTTGCACGAACGGCAGGCTTTTTGGGTGGTGAGTGAAAAAGTTGTGTTTAAGTAGTTGTTAGTTTTGGAACTTAATCTTGTATATGTTGTTCTCAATGGTCGTTTTGTCTATTGGTTATTCTCATAGGGGAAGCTCTATATTTCAATTTTATGGCTTTGCAATGGACCATCTCCACAGTACAATAAATCTAGTATTAAAACACTATAAAACTAAGTTTTGATTGGACTAACTGGTCCACTAAGAAAGACAGAAGCtatttaatgttgttaataacaaaagaaatccTAACTTACTGGCCTTGTTTGGAGAGCTAATTTTTGGACAGGAAAATACTGTTTTCGGTTGCAACATTTCACTGTAAACTACACTTCAATTAAAAAGTGAATTGATGAAACGAGGAATTTTATTGTACTAGTCCCAAGGGGATAGCCTAGTGATTAAAATTAGGAGTAActacttgaagaaaaaaacgTAGTGATTAAAGTATAGGAGTCTTCAGCTTCGGGCTCTAGGACTAGAAAAAGTTTCTGGTAGGGAGTGCTTCTTGAGCCTCACACGGAGTGAATCGGGACTAATCTGGACCCCAAAGTGAGTACAAACACTTGCAGgcaactttaaaaaaaacagATCCTAGATTCGAGTCCTAGTTACACATTTGGTGTGTCCATCTGATCCAATCTTGGTGGATAAGATTACCTTGACTACTTGTGCTTGTGAACCGGACAAAGTGACCCTAAATTAGTCGAAGTGCACGTAAACTTTCATGTAGTATATTTCGTTTccgtaaactttttttttttaacttatgaGGTAACTTATGATGAAACCAACACATCACAATTAACATTTAAGTATACGTTAGCGGAAATTTAGGGGTGGAGCTGGAAGTACGAGACAAAACTTAATAGTTTTGATCCAAATCctgtatatttgttgagaaataTGCTTAATATATATGATAAACTTCATAACCTACAAAAATTTAGTACTCATAAACTTTAAAACCTGAATCCGCCTGTAAGTGAAATGTGTTTTTGTTATGGCTTATTCCAAATGGTGTAGGCGATAAACAGCCATATTAACCTGCTGGACAAACGAACAATAACAGCAAATCAAAAAGACAGAAATATTTAGACCAGGATATCTTTTATATCCATCTTTAGAGGGAATCTCAGATACTAAAACATCAAATGCCTCCAATCTTGGCTTCCTCTGTTCTGGGACTGGCATTACTGGATGAGGGGCAGCCTCTAAGCCGCTTAAGGCCTTTCATTTTAGGGGGCCCCATTTTTCAtcaatatatatttatgtttttgaaaaattataaagtattttaagtacttttagtcaaatagttaattaattgacAGAAAATAAGGCCCCTAAATCAGTAAGTAACGTATAGTATATAAATACTCAAtctatatttagtatattgATGAAAAAGAAGGCCTCTGATTGGTTTCTCTACAATACTCAATCTACTTTTAACCTTTCTCTAAACTTTAGTATACTTCAACGTTTTTAtattcttctttgtttcttcaagaGAGTCTTTGATTATATTGCTGTGAAAGACACGAGCTACAACGTATGAATTggctatttttgtttttttctcgGGCACCAAATAATGCAAGAGGTATATTGAAGCACCAAATAAGTATTCTCAAATCAAGTTATCAACCTTTTGAATCAGGTtatattatttcaatttttttagtatcattttcatctaaaatttgcttgttttgtgatattttactatgtaatatatatattgtctcTTTAACTATTAAttagaatataaaatatgtcAACTAAAATATATGAATCAGTTTGGTCGAAACTCAAAAAAGAAGAATTGAATCTTTGATACAATATCAAAAAGGAGCTCTTGAGGAAGTTAGTGAGATCTACATAAATCCTCAAAAAGGAGCTCTTGAAGAAGTTAGTGAGACATCTAACTTAGATCCTCGAAAAAAAGCTCTTGAGGAAGTTAGTAAGATAGATGACATAGATTCTTAAAAAGTAGATTTCaaatcaacaaataaatatgaatttttttctctattctcatttttgtgattaaaaaaaaaataaaaaattaagaccCCTCATTAAAGTTTGGCTTTAGGCTCCCAACAGTATTGAATCGCCCCTGGTTCCTTTTTCTCATTCAAATCCAAAACTAAGTTAGTAGAATGCTTCCTAATTTTTtcacgaatatatatataatacaagcACGAGTTaactttcttttccaatttaGCTGGTTGTTACCTTCAGCTGTCAACCTTTGATACTAATCGGCCAGAAATTTCGCTTAGGGCATTtaagattttatatttatgtgtaaaaagtaatttttgatCTATATATtagtataatattttatatacgtAGTATAATTGTCTAACAAAGGGTGTTCAACTAACCACCCTTCACTGTGTGTAGCTCGGCCACTATAGGGAGCATTTTACCCCCTTAATGGGCTATCCAATGCAAATTCGGATTAGTCAAGTAAGTGAATTTCgaatggttaaaaaaaaaataaaaaaaaataaaaaaaaaaaagggaaaaactgACGAAAACAAGTATCCAGATTGGAAAGAACTGTCTTAAATTAACCAAAATGAATGCTACTACCAGTCTAAGACTATTATGGaaacaaaaataagaagttgTCATTTGCAATTTATCAGATAGTGACAACTGCTAATATCTTTGACAAACCTAAAACGTGGATTGATGGGTTAACCTTCTCCGTGACTCTTAATAACCCTTTGGGGTATAAAAATTGATTAATAATAAAATGGTTTATGTAAGGAATAAACAGCTTTGCCATTGAAGCAAAAATAGCTTGGTTACCATTTTGGATTCTTAGTAATTTTTTATTAGAATCATTCATATAATTCGTTGAATATCATGAGTTTAGAGTTTTCAATAAATCCTAGCCAGTGGCCTGTAGCTCTTTAATTATGAGTTTAACTGAACTCAATATTTTTGATACCGGACAtgagaatatatataaaatattacttaagtttaaaaattattatattctgagtgcattatttaaaaaatagttaGGGTGTGTTTTTAACCCTTATCTCATTATAATAAGTCCAGTTCTAAAAATTTTAAAGGTTGAACCAATCAAGTTTAAATTATGGATGCATTTATGATCTATCTCTAAtgatgtttttttaaaataattcttgcTCCGTGTCTGGTTTCTACTATGTAGCATGACTAATCAGGGTTCTCGTTAGAAAGTCCCACTTTGGAGTAA
This window harbors:
- the LOC132053433 gene encoding CBS domain-containing protein CBSX5-like isoform X1, with the protein product MAVTFLNRNVSDLCVGKPALKPLPASATVAEALTALKKSGEPHVSVWSCDHSKKEVLEGNCECLCVGKICMVDVICFLCKSENLDDPSKALETSVSQILPKENHIVRHLAPNSSLLEAIDYILEGTHNLVIPIQNYISTNSRKTLSKSSPLSCKHRGGVEYCWLTQEDVVRFLLNSIGVFSPMPTFSIESLNMIDCNVMTIRYHDPAISALDSLALAHVEQTSVAVVDDHNRLIGEISPSTLAYCDETTAAAIVTLSAGDLMAYIDCGGPPEDLVELVKVRLQEKKLGAVLELMDEEFSLSSSSSSSSSASSCSSDDELGVCRINGSGRYSSARRSEAITCYPGSSLVAVLIQALAHRASSVWVMDEDNTLIGCVTFKGILKVFRSLANVRPLTM
- the LOC132053433 gene encoding CBS domain-containing protein CBSX5-like isoform X2, giving the protein MAVTFLNRNVSDLCVGKPALKPLPASATVAEALTALKKSGEPHVSVWSCDHSKKVLEGNCECLCVGKICMVDVICFLCKSENLDDPSKALETSVSQILPKENHIVRHLAPNSSLLEAIDYILEGTHNLVIPIQNYISTNSRKTLSKSSPLSCKHRGGVEYCWLTQEDVVRFLLNSIGVFSPMPTFSIESLNMIDCNVMTIRYHDPAISALDSLALAHVEQTSVAVVDDHNRLIGEISPSTLAYCDETTAAAIVTLSAGDLMAYIDCGGPPEDLVELVKVRLQEKKLGAVLELMDEEFSLSSSSSSSSSASSCSSDDELGVCRINGSGRYSSARRSEAITCYPGSSLVAVLIQALAHRASSVWVMDEDNTLIGCVTFKGILKVFRSLANVRPLTM